A single region of the Lysinibacillus sp. B2A1 genome encodes:
- a CDS encoding recombinase RecB, producing MKVHGDMFQKSGVPDILACINGKFVGIEVKRPGGVVSELQKYNIEKIQAAGGVAFVAYSVEDVRINLDRFHVI from the coding sequence AAGGTACATGGTGACATGTTTCAAAAGTCAGGTGTACCGGACATCCTAGCTTGTATCAATGGAAAGTTCGTAGGCATTGAAGTAAAACGTCCAGGTGGAGTTGTGAGTGAGCTCCAAAAATACAATATCGAAAAAATTCAAGCTGCAGGAGGTGTAGCATTTGTCGCATACAGTGTCGAAGATGTCCGAATTAATCTCGACCGATTCCATGTTATATGA